One Flavobacterium sp. 90 DNA segment encodes these proteins:
- the scpA gene encoding methylmalonyl-CoA mutase, whose product MRKDLKHIKLDVKSDKLNADYKDQHLTSESFFTAEGIELKETYSEKDIEDLEFLEFGAGFAPNLRGPYATMYVRRPWTIRQYAGFSTAEESNAFYRRNLAAGQKGLSIAFDLPTHRGYDSDHERVVGDVGKAGVAIDSVEDMKVLFDQIPLDEMSVSMTMNGAVLPIMAFYIVAAEEQGVAIGKLSGTIQNDILKEFMVRNTYIYPPTPSMKIIADIFEFTSKKMPKFNSISISGYHMQEAGATADIELAYTLADGLEYIRTGLSTGMTIDEFAPRLSFFWAIGMNHFMEIAKMRAGRMIWAKLVQQFNPKSDKSLALRTHCQTSGWSLTEQDPFNNVARTCIEATAAAFGGTQSLHTNALDEAIALPTDFSARIARNTQIFLQEETKITKTVDPWGGSYYVESLTNEILKSTWKLIEEVEELGGMTKAIEAGIPKLRIEEAAARKQARIDSGQDIIVGVNQFRLEKEDPLHILDVDNQMVRKQQVERLQEIKATRDTEKVNQSLEKLILCAKTGQGNLLEIAIEAARNRATLGEISDALESIFGRFKAQIKSFSGVYSAAIKNDENFEKAKQLADAFAKQEGRRPRIMIAKMGQDGHDRGAKVVATGYADVGFDVDIGPLFQTPAEAAKQAVENDVHILGVSSLAAGHKTLVPQVVEELKKHGREDIMVIVGGVIPAQDYQFLFDAGAVAVFGPGTKISEAAIKILEILID is encoded by the coding sequence TTGAGAAAAGACCTTAAACATATAAAGTTAGATGTTAAAAGTGACAAGTTAAATGCTGATTATAAAGATCAACATTTAACTTCTGAGAGCTTTTTTACAGCAGAAGGAATCGAACTAAAAGAAACCTATTCTGAAAAAGATATTGAGGATTTGGAGTTTCTTGAGTTTGGAGCAGGATTTGCACCAAACTTGCGCGGACCTTACGCAACGATGTACGTAAGACGTCCGTGGACAATTCGCCAATATGCAGGATTTTCAACCGCAGAAGAAAGTAATGCTTTTTACAGACGAAATTTAGCTGCCGGACAAAAAGGACTTTCAATTGCTTTTGATTTACCAACACATCGCGGTTATGACTCTGATCATGAAAGAGTTGTTGGTGATGTTGGAAAAGCAGGCGTTGCAATAGATTCTGTTGAAGATATGAAAGTATTGTTCGATCAGATTCCATTAGACGAAATGTCTGTTTCGATGACAATGAATGGTGCGGTTTTACCTATCATGGCATTTTATATTGTTGCAGCTGAGGAACAAGGTGTTGCCATTGGAAAACTTTCCGGAACAATCCAAAATGATATTCTAAAAGAGTTCATGGTTCGTAATACTTATATTTATCCACCAACGCCTTCGATGAAAATAATTGCAGATATTTTTGAGTTTACGAGCAAGAAAATGCCGAAATTCAATTCTATCTCGATTTCTGGATATCATATGCAGGAAGCCGGAGCAACTGCCGATATTGAATTGGCTTATACTTTAGCAGATGGTTTAGAATATATCAGAACCGGACTTTCTACAGGAATGACTATTGACGAGTTTGCTCCTCGCCTTTCTTTCTTTTGGGCAATTGGAATGAATCATTTCATGGAAATCGCTAAAATGCGTGCCGGCAGAATGATTTGGGCAAAATTAGTACAGCAATTTAATCCTAAAAGTGATAAATCTTTAGCTTTACGGACACATTGTCAAACTAGTGGCTGGAGCTTAACAGAACAAGATCCTTTTAATAATGTAGCAAGAACTTGTATTGAAGCAACTGCCGCAGCTTTTGGAGGAACTCAATCTTTACATACTAATGCACTTGATGAAGCAATTGCTTTACCAACAGATTTTTCGGCAAGAATTGCACGCAATACTCAAATATTTCTACAAGAAGAAACTAAAATAACCAAAACAGTTGATCCTTGGGGAGGAAGTTATTATGTGGAAAGTTTGACAAATGAAATCCTAAAAAGCACCTGGAAACTAATCGAAGAAGTAGAAGAGTTAGGCGGAATGACAAAAGCTATCGAAGCAGGAATTCCTAAATTAAGAATTGAAGAAGCGGCGGCAAGAAAACAAGCCCGAATTGATAGCGGCCAAGATATTATTGTTGGTGTAAATCAATTTAGATTAGAAAAAGAAGATCCTTTGCATATTCTGGATGTTGACAACCAAATGGTTCGTAAGCAACAAGTAGAAAGGCTTCAGGAAATAAAAGCAACGAGAGATACTGAAAAAGTAAATCAATCACTGGAAAAATTAATACTTTGTGCAAAAACCGGACAAGGAAACTTATTGGAAATTGCTATTGAAGCTGCTCGAAACAGAGCGACTTTAGGAGAAATTAGCGATGCTCTCGAAAGTATTTTTGGTCGATTCAAGGCACAAATTAAATCCTTTAGCGGTGTGTATAGTGCAGCAATAAAAAATGACGAAAATTTTGAAAAGGCAAAACAATTAGCAGATGCCTTTGCAAAACAAGAAGGTAGACGTCCCAGAATCATGATTGCCAAAATGGGACAAGACGGGCATGATCGTGGCGCAAAAGTAGTCGCAACAGGTTATGCAGATGTAGGTTTTGATGTTGATATTGGTCCGCTATTTCAAACTCCAGCAGAAGCTGCTAAACAGGCTGTGGAAAATGATGTACATATATTAGGCGTTTCATCTTTGGCCGCAGGACATAAAACATTAGTACCGCAAGTTGTTGAAGAACTTAAAAAACACGGTCGTGAAGATATTATGGTAATTGTTGGCGGTGTAATTCCGGCGCAAGACTATCAATTTCTATTTGATGCTGGTGCAGTAGCTGTTTTTGGTCCTGGAACTAAAATTAGTGAAGCGGCAATTAAAATTCTGGAAATCTTAATTGACTAA